TCATGGCGGCCTGGGTCATGAAGGTAATTCTTTGATTTCTCATTTTGTTTCTCCTTTAGTTTTGTTTTACGAGTGGAAGGTCTCGAACACTCGGGTTATGATCGCTGTAAATGCAGTAAGCACGGCATTCACAGCGATTTCTAATATAGCATGTTAAAATGTAAATTTCAAGCAATACCCAATTTTAGACCAATTTTAAATTTGCGTTCAGAATACTATAAAGCCAGCACGCCGGCCGCCTCGCCCACTTTTCCCCCTTTCAGCAGATAACGTTTCAGCTCCCGCTGAAGGGAGGTGTTTTCCGGAAGTTCCTCAAGAGGGATGTCCGGCCGCTTGTACACCCAGGTGAGGAAATCCATCCGCTCCGGGAAGGTTTCTGTGATGACAAAATCCTCCTGGAAGGAGCGGATCCGGGAAGTCCTGGGCAGGCACTCTTTAAGGCCCGGGGACAGGAGCCAGGAAGTACATAAGAACGGGGCGTTCTGGTACGCCGGGAAGAATTCCTTCAGGAAATCCCTGGCCATAGCGTAGGAAGCACGGCGGCTGTCGCGGGAAAGATCCCCGTCGGAGGGGATGTGGATGTGGACCGCCTTCTGGCCGGCTTCTTCTGTCAATTCATATTCCAGAGACCCCAGCCGGAAGAGCCGGGCTGCGATCTGGCGCATGGTCCAGAAGTCCCGGTCGAAGCCGTAGGTCCCGTAGCTTTCCAGGTGCTCGTTTATGAACCGGGGGAAGCATTTCATGGTATCGAGAAAGATAGTCTCCGATATCTGAAAAGACTCATAGATCTTCCGGGTCTCGCCGCAGGCGGCCAGCATGAAAGTAAGCATCTTCATCCCGGCAGGGTCTTCTCCCAAAAGCGCTTTAAGCCGCGCCAGCGCCTGGTCCCAGAGAGCCGGTTGGAGAAGATCTGTAAGGAGCGGCAGCGCCTGAGGGCAGAGCCGGGTAAAGAATGGATCCCGGCGAAAAGCAAGGACCTGGCTGCGGCAGGAGGCCGGCAGATCTATGGCCCGGGTAAAGGTATCCAGTTCCTGGTCGGACATCAGAGTGATCATGTGTATAACTTCCTTTCTGCTGAAAATGTATTCCATGGAGATATTTTATCACAGGACCGGGGAGATGGCTATATCCGGGAAACGGCGGAAAACTTGACTTTTCCCGGTTTTCCACTATACTGGTACTAGAAAATCAAGGAAGTATAAGAGGTGCAGAATGACACAAGAGAAAATCACTCCCAATCATATGGATATCTACTGGCACGACTACGCGGACCGGACGCCGGACGCCCCGGTCACCGAGGCCAGCATGATCGAGAAATCCACGCTGGTGGGAAGGATCGGGCTTATGCTGCTGGGCTGCGGGACTGGAGCCTGGCGGGTGAGAAGCGCCATGAACACGGTGGCGCAGAAGCTGGGCCTTACCTGTACGGCCAATATCGGACTGATGTCCATCGACTACAGTTGTTTTGACGGAGACCGGTCTTTTTCCCATTCCCTGAGCCTTAATAATACCGGGGTCAATACCTGCAAGCTGGACCGGCTGGAACGGTTTGTGAAGGAGTTTGAGCAGAAGGCGGGCGCGATGACCACGGATCAGCTTCACTCCCATCTGGATGAGATCGACCGGATCGGGAACCAGTACACCCCGGCGCAGCTGGGCCTGGCTTCTGCCCTGGCCTGCGGCGCGTTTACCTTCCTTCTGGGAGGGGGGCTCATCGAGATTCTCTGTGCCTTTATCGGCGCGGGCGTGGGAAATTATCTGCGCTGTAAACTGCTGAGGAAGCACTATACCCTTTTCCTGTGTATCGTTTCCTCAGTGGCCCTGGCCTGCCTGGCCTACACCCTTTCCCTGCGGGCTGCGGAGGCGGTTTTCTCCCTCTCTGTGCAGCACGAGGCAGGATATATCTGCGCCATGCTGTTTATCATCCCGGGATTTCCTTTTATCACCAGCGGCATCGACCTGGCGAAGCTGGACATGCGCTCCGGTATCGAGCGGCTGGTGTATGCGCTGATGATCATTGTGGTGGCCACGGTCACGGCCTGGATCCTGGCGCTGGCCCTGAACCTGAAGCCAGAAGAATTCGTGGCGCTGTCGCTGCCTGCGGGCCTTCTGTTTGCCCTGCGGCTGCTGGCCAGCTTCTGCGGGGTCTTCGGGTTCTCCATCATGTTCAACAGCCCGTTGCCCATGGCGGTGACGGCAGGGCTGATCGGCGCGGTGGCCAACACCCTGCGGCTGGAACTGGTGGATCTTACGGCCCTTCCGCCCTCGGCGGCGGCATTCCTGGGATCCCTTGCAGCCGGCCTGATCGCTTCTCTTCTCACGAAGAAGCTGGGGTATCCAAGGATCTCCATCACCGTGCCGTCTATCGTGATCATGGTACCGGGACTTTACCTCTACCGGGGGGTATACAACCTGGGAGAAATGTCCCTGACCCCGTCGGCTTCCTGGCTGGCTTCCGCCCTTCTCATCATCCTGGCGCTGCCGCTGGGACTGATCTTCGCCAGGATCATCACCGACCGGTCTTTCCGGCATTGTACCTAAGAGGCGGTCAGCCTTTCAAAAATGCAGTTGATGTGATATAATAACCGAAAGCATTTGCCAAGAGAAAAGAAAAGGAGCAGAAGAACAGAGATGAAACTTACACGGATCAGAGATTTATATAAGAACAGAGAAGCCTATCTGGACCAGAAGGTCACTGTGGGCGGCTGGGTGCGCAGCATCCGGGATTCCAAGAGCTTTGGCTTTATCGTGGTCAACGATGGAACCTTTTTTGAGCCGCTGCAGGTGGTTTATCACGATACCATGGAGAATTTCGAAGAGATCTCCAGACTGAACGTGGGAGCGGCCATCATCGTTACCGGAACTCTGGTGGCCACGCCCCAGGCCAAGCAGCCTTTTGAGATTCAGGCGGACACCGTGGAGGTGGAAGGAGCCTCCGCGCCGGAGTACCCGCTGCAGAAGAAGCGCCACAGCTTCGAGTATCTGCGGACCATCGCCCATCTGCGGCCCCGGACCAACACCTTCCAGGCCGTGTTCCGGGTGCGGTCCCTGACAGCTTACGCCATCCACAAGTTCTTCCAGGAGCGGGATTTTGTGTACGTGCACACCCCCATCATCACCGGAAGTGACTGTGAGGGAGCGGGAGAGATGTTCCGGGTGACCACTCTGGATCTGGAAAATGTGCCGAAAGACAAAGATGGTCATGTGGACTACTCCCAGGATTTCTTCGGGAAGGAGACCAGCCTTACGGTAAGCGGCCAGTTAAACGGCGAGACCTATGCCCAGGCTTTCCGCAACATTTACACGTTCGGGCCCACCTTCCGGGCGGAGAACTCCAACACCACCCGGCATGCGGCGGAGTTCTGGATGATCGAGCCGGAGATCGCCTTCGCAGACCTGGAGGATAATATGGATCTGGCGGAGTCCATGCTGAAATACGTGATCAACTATGTGCTGGAAGCGGCGCCGGAAGAGATGAACTTCTTCAACTCCTTCGTGGACAAGGGGCTTCTGGAGCGGCTTCACAACGTGGTGTCCTCTGAGTTTGCCAGAGTGACCTATACCGAGGCCATCGAGCTTCTGGAGAAGAACAACGACAATTTTGAATACAAGGTATCCTGGGGCACCGACCTGCAGACGGAGCATGAGCGGTATCTGACGGAGCAGATCTTCAAGCGCCCGGTGTTTGTAACCGACTATCCCAAGGAGATCAAGGCCTTCTACATGAAGGCAAACCCGGACGGCAAGACCGTAGCGGCGGTAGACTGTCTGGTTCCGGGGATCGGAGAGATCATCGGCGGAAGCCAGAGGGAAGACGACTACGACAAGCTGAAAGCCCGGATCGAGGAGCTGGGGATGAAAGAGGAAGACTACCAGTTCTACATGGACCTGCGCAAATACGGTTCCACCCGGCACGCGGGATTCGGTCTTGGCTTTGAGAGATGTATTATGTATCTGACAGGAATGACCAATATCCGGGACGTACTGCCGTTCCCGAGAACGGTAAACAACTGCGAATTATAGAAAGTGTTCAGGGGGGAAAACCGACAGGAGGGTTTTTGTATGAACATTTTAGTAGTAGACGATGAGAAGGAAATCGCGGATGTGATCGAGCTCTATCTCCAGAACGACCAGTATAATGTATTCAAGTTTTATACCGGTCAGGAGGCGCTGGATTTCCTGAAGAGTACCAAAGTGGACCTGGCGATCCTGGACATTATGCTGCCGGATGTGGACGGGTTCCAGATCCTTAAGCAGATCCGGGAGAAATATACCTTCCCGGTGATCATGCTGACGGCGAAGACAGAGTACATGGACAAGATCACCGGCCTTACCCTGGGGGCGGACGACTATATTCCCAAGCCCTTTAACCCGCTGGAGCTGGTGGCCAGAGTGAAGGCCCAGATCCGCAGGTACACCCAGTACAACGACGGCGGCAGGGATACCGGGGACGTGATCGATTTCGGAGGGCTGGTCCTGGACCGGACTTCCCACGAGTGCATTTACAATGAGGTTCCCCTGACCCTGACCCCCATCGAGTTTGACATCCTCTGGCTTCTGTGCGAGAACAGGGGCAAGGTGATCAGCTCCGAGGAGCTGTTCGAGAAGGTATGGCATGAGAAATATTATAAAAACAGCAACAACACGGTAATGGTGCACATTCGGCATCTGCGCGAGAAAATGAACGGACCTACCGGAAAATCGGATTTCATCAAGACGGTGTGGGGAGTGGGATATAAGGTTGAAGAATAATTACCGGAAATTAAAATTCAGCATTCTTCTCCAGACGGTGCTGGTCACCGCGGTCACTGTACTTGTGGGAGGCGTGATCTTAAACTATGTGATCGACGGAGTCTACAACGAAAGCTTTGGCCGGATCTTCGTGAAGGTGCTGACGGATTTTGATGTGGAGGAGCAAAGAGCGATCGATCTGTACTGGCGCCTGATCGGCGACAACAAGATCTTCTTTATGATCGTAGGCTTTTTGCTCCTGTTTGCCTTGTTCTTCTATGTGGCGCTGTCCAAGATGACCCGCTATCTGGACCAGGTGGGAGACGGCATCGAGAATATCGTGTCGGATTCCACGGAGCCCATCCATCTGATCACGGAGCTCAAGCCCATCGAGATCCGGCTCAACGAGATCAAAGCCACGCTGAAGCGCCAGGAGCTGGAGTCGGAGGAAGGGGAGAAGAAGAAGAACGATCTGGTCCTTTTTCTGGCCCACGACCTGAAGACACCCCTTACTTCCATCGTGGCTTACTTGAGCATGCTGGACAACCACCCGGAGATGGATCCGGCGGAGCGGGAGAAATACATCCACATTGCCTTTGAGAAATCCGTCCGCCTGGGAGAGCTGATTAATGAGTTCTTTGACATCACCCGTTATAATCTTCAGAATATCGAGCTGGAGCCGGTGGAGATCAATCTGTCCATGATGCTGGAGCAGCTGGCGGACGAGCTCTACGGCGTTCTCCAGGAGAAACGGCTTCGCTGCGAGGTGGAAGTGGAAGAAAACCTGGAGGTCTACGGAGATCCGGACAAGCTTGCCCGGGTGTTTGACAATATCCTGCGAAATGCGGTGGCCTACTGTTATGAAAACACGGTGATCCAGATCCGGGCCCGGAAGAAGGGCGGAGACATTGAGATCGCGTTTATCAATCAGGGGGACAAGATCCCTGGGGCCATGCTCCAGACCATCTTCGAGAAATTCTACCGGGTGGACGGTTCCAGATCCAGTGGCACCGGCGGCGCGGGGCTGGGCCTGGCCATTGCCAAGGAGATCGTGGAACTGCACGGGGGAAGCGTCCAGGCAAGGAGCGACGATATAAGGACTCAGTTTATCGTGACCCTGCCGTCGAAGAGTGAAGAGAAACCAGAAGAAGGAGAACAAGATGAGATTCATCCACATCGCAGACATACATTTGGGGGCAGAGCCGGACGCAGGAAGCGCGTACAGCAAAAGCCGGCCAAGAGAGATCTGGAACAGCCTGGAGAGGATCTGCGGGATCTGTGAGGAAGAAGGGACGGACCTGCTTCTTATCGCCGGGGACCTGTTCCACAGACAGCCCCTTTTGCGGGAGTTAAAAGAAGTGAACGCCTGCCTGGGGCGGATGAGGAAGACCCAGGTGGCGCTGATCATCGGCAACCACGACTATCTGAAGCCGGGCTCCTATTACCGGAGCTTTTCCTGGGCGGCCAATATCCATCCCCTTCTGAGCGAGGAACTGGAATGCCTGGAATTGCCAAAGCTTAGCACGGCGGTGTACGGCATGAGCTATCATTCCCGGGAGATCACCGGCCGGCCCTATGAGGGAATGGGAGCGCCCGGGCGGCAGAAACACGAGATCCTGATGCTCCACGGCGGGGACGAGAAGCATATGCCCATAGATGGAAAAGAACTTTCCAGTCTTGGGTATGACTATGTGGCCCTGGGCCATATCCATAAGCCTCAGGAGGTGATCCCGGGGAAGGCGGCCTACAGCGGAGCCCTGGAGCCCATTGACAAAAATGACATGGGTCCTCACGGATATATTGCCGGGGAGCTTACGGACCGGGGGTGTCAGATCCGGTTTGTGCCGGCGGCGGCAAGAGAGTACCGGCCGCTGGAGATAAGAGTGACCCGGGAGATGACCGGATATCAGGTGAAAGAACTGCTCCGGTCGCGGATCGGTGAGCTGGGAAAGGAACATATGTATAAGGCCCGCCTTGTGGGCTTCCGGGATCCGGAGGTACTGTTTGACTTAAGTGGTTTCGACGTCTATGGAAATCTGGTGGAACTGACAGATGGGACCCGTCCGGCCTATGATTTCGGGAAGCTGGAAGAGACCAACCGGGAAAATATCCTGGGGGCGTTTATCCGGGAGTTCCAGGGAGCCGGGGAGGAGACCAGGGAGTATATGGCCCTGTGCGAGGGCGTGCAGGCGCTGATGGAGACAAGAAGAGACTGATATGAAGATTTGCAGGATTAAGATAAAAAATTTCGGAAAGCTGGCGGACCGGGACTTTGATCTGTCTGAGGGCGTCCAGCTTTTTTACGGGGAAAATGAATCGGGGAAATCCACCGTTCATTCCTTTCTAAAAGGCATGCTTTTTGGTATGGAAAGAGGGCGGGGACGGGCGTCGGCAAACGATGCTTTCAGCCGGTACGAACCCTGGGAGAACCCGTCTTCTTACGCCGGGTCCCTGCAGTTTGAAAGCGGGGGGAAACATTTCTGGATCCACCGGAATTTTGACAAATATACCCGGAAGGCGGAGTTGATCTGCGAGGAGGATGGAGAGGAACTTTCCATGGAACAGGGAGATCTATGCGTGCTGCTGGGGGGAATGGACGCAGCGGGATATGAGAACACCATCTCCATCGGCCAGCTGAAAGCCCAGCCGGGCCAGCCCTTGGCCGAGCAGCTGAAAAGCTTCGCGGTGAATTATTACGCGGCGGGATCAAGTGACCTTGATCTGCCGGCGGCTCTTGCTCATCTGGAGGAGCGGCGCAAAGAGGTGGACCGGGAGCGCAAAGAGCTGGCGGGCAAGCGGCAGAGAAGAAGAGAACGGATCGAGCAGGAGGCCTCCTATGTATGGCGGGAGATCCACGGGCTTGTGGAGGAAGAAGAGGCGCTGGAGGAGGAGATCCACCTTCGGCGGGAGAGGGCCCGGGAAGAAGAGCCGGAGAAGAAGCGGGTGCTGGATGAGATCCGGCCGCCCAAGTGGAGGATCCATCCGGTAGAGATCCTGTTGTTCTTCCTGATCGTGGCAGGTTCTTTCGTGCTGATCCATCGTCCCTGGAACTTTCTGGTGGCCATTGTCCTGTCCCTGTGCTGCGGGATCTATGTGTGGAACCGGATGAAAGTAGGGAAGCGCCAGGAGAAGACGGAACCGGAGAAGATCCTGGAAGAGATCACCCCCAGAGAGGAGAAGGAACCTCTGGAGCGGCTGCTGTGGAAGCGGGAGCATTTGGAGGCGGAGCGTAAGGATAAAGAAGTCCAGTATGAGAATCTGAAGGAATGTCTGGAAGAATTGGAAGAAGTGGGGCAGGAGGAGAAGGAGCTGGACCGGAAGCGGGAGGCTGTCCTTCTGGCTGCGGAGAAGCTGAATCAGGTGTCCCGGCTTCAGCAGGATAAGATGGAGGACGACCTGGATGTGCGGGTGTCCCAGATCATGAGGGAGATCACCGGGGGGAAATATACTCGTCTGGTGGTGGAGGAACCGCTGAAGATGAGCGTGCTTATGGAGGACGGAAGGAAAGTGGGGATCGACCGCCTCAGCAGGGGCACCATCGAGCAGATCTACTTCGCTCTTAGGATGGCGGCGGGGGAATTGCTCTATGAGGAGGAATATCCGGTGATCCTGGACGATACCTTTGCCTACTATGACGAGGCCAGGCTTGGGAATACTCTGAAGTGGCTGGCCGCAAACCGGCGGCAGGTTCTTCTTTTTACCTGCCAGAAGCGGGAGGAGGAGATCCTTGGGGAACTGGGGATCCCCTATAAGAGACAAAAGATCTGAAAAGGGAGAAAAAGAGAGGAGGTCTTTTAGACCTCCGAATCGATTTCTCCCTTTTTGTAATTTTCTACCGCGGCCAGGATCCGCTCATGGGGATCCAGAATGCTGCTGATGGAGCCGTCATGGTTCAGAGTGTCGATCAAAAGAGCCATGTATTTGCTCATATCGCAGTTCACATAATAGGGCCGGGCCAGAAGTTCCGGCGTCTGATAGATCAGGTTGGTGGTGAGGATGGCGTCGATGATCCCTTCCTCGTAGGCCTGATCGAACTTCTCCAGACCGTTG
This window of the Massilistercora timonensis genome carries:
- a CDS encoding acyltransferase domain-containing protein, whose amino-acid sequence is MITLMSDQELDTFTRAIDLPASCRSQVLAFRRDPFFTRLCPQALPLLTDLLQPALWDQALARLKALLGEDPAGMKMLTFMLAACGETRKIYESFQISETIFLDTMKCFPRFINEHLESYGTYGFDRDFWTMRQIAARLFRLGSLEYELTEEAGQKAVHIHIPSDGDLSRDSRRASYAMARDFLKEFFPAYQNAPFLCTSWLLSPGLKECLPRTSRIRSFQEDFVITETFPERMDFLTWVYKRPDIPLEELPENTSLQRELKRYLLKGGKVGEAAGVLAL
- a CDS encoding threonine/serine exporter family protein; amino-acid sequence: MTQEKITPNHMDIYWHDYADRTPDAPVTEASMIEKSTLVGRIGLMLLGCGTGAWRVRSAMNTVAQKLGLTCTANIGLMSIDYSCFDGDRSFSHSLSLNNTGVNTCKLDRLERFVKEFEQKAGAMTTDQLHSHLDEIDRIGNQYTPAQLGLASALACGAFTFLLGGGLIEILCAFIGAGVGNYLRCKLLRKHYTLFLCIVSSVALACLAYTLSLRAAEAVFSLSVQHEAGYICAMLFIIPGFPFITSGIDLAKLDMRSGIERLVYALMIIVVATVTAWILALALNLKPEEFVALSLPAGLLFALRLLASFCGVFGFSIMFNSPLPMAVTAGLIGAVANTLRLELVDLTALPPSAAAFLGSLAAGLIASLLTKKLGYPRISITVPSIVIMVPGLYLYRGVYNLGEMSLTPSASWLASALLIILALPLGLIFARIITDRSFRHCT
- the asnS gene encoding asparagine--tRNA ligase — protein: MKLTRIRDLYKNREAYLDQKVTVGGWVRSIRDSKSFGFIVVNDGTFFEPLQVVYHDTMENFEEISRLNVGAAIIVTGTLVATPQAKQPFEIQADTVEVEGASAPEYPLQKKRHSFEYLRTIAHLRPRTNTFQAVFRVRSLTAYAIHKFFQERDFVYVHTPIITGSDCEGAGEMFRVTTLDLENVPKDKDGHVDYSQDFFGKETSLTVSGQLNGETYAQAFRNIYTFGPTFRAENSNTTRHAAEFWMIEPEIAFADLEDNMDLAESMLKYVINYVLEAAPEEMNFFNSFVDKGLLERLHNVVSSEFARVTYTEAIELLEKNNDNFEYKVSWGTDLQTEHERYLTEQIFKRPVFVTDYPKEIKAFYMKANPDGKTVAAVDCLVPGIGEIIGGSQREDDYDKLKARIEELGMKEEDYQFYMDLRKYGSTRHAGFGLGFERCIMYLTGMTNIRDVLPFPRTVNNCEL
- the vanR gene encoding VanR-ABDEGLN family response regulator transcription factor; the protein is MNILVVDDEKEIADVIELYLQNDQYNVFKFYTGQEALDFLKSTKVDLAILDIMLPDVDGFQILKQIREKYTFPVIMLTAKTEYMDKITGLTLGADDYIPKPFNPLELVARVKAQIRRYTQYNDGGRDTGDVIDFGGLVLDRTSHECIYNEVPLTLTPIEFDILWLLCENRGKVISSEELFEKVWHEKYYKNSNNTVMVHIRHLREKMNGPTGKSDFIKTVWGVGYKVEE
- a CDS encoding HAMP domain-containing sensor histidine kinase, coding for MKNNYRKLKFSILLQTVLVTAVTVLVGGVILNYVIDGVYNESFGRIFVKVLTDFDVEEQRAIDLYWRLIGDNKIFFMIVGFLLLFALFFYVALSKMTRYLDQVGDGIENIVSDSTEPIHLITELKPIEIRLNEIKATLKRQELESEEGEKKKNDLVLFLAHDLKTPLTSIVAYLSMLDNHPEMDPAEREKYIHIAFEKSVRLGELINEFFDITRYNLQNIELEPVEINLSMMLEQLADELYGVLQEKRLRCEVEVEENLEVYGDPDKLARVFDNILRNAVAYCYENTVIQIRARKKGGDIEIAFINQGDKIPGAMLQTIFEKFYRVDGSRSSGTGGAGLGLAIAKEIVELHGGSVQARSDDIRTQFIVTLPSKSEEKPEEGEQDEIHPHRRHTFGGRAGRRKRVQQKPAKRDLEQPGEDLRDL
- a CDS encoding DNA repair exonuclease yields the protein MHIADIHLGAEPDAGSAYSKSRPREIWNSLERICGICEEEGTDLLLIAGDLFHRQPLLRELKEVNACLGRMRKTQVALIIGNHDYLKPGSYYRSFSWAANIHPLLSEELECLELPKLSTAVYGMSYHSREITGRPYEGMGAPGRQKHEILMLHGGDEKHMPIDGKELSSLGYDYVALGHIHKPQEVIPGKAAYSGALEPIDKNDMGPHGYIAGELTDRGCQIRFVPAAAREYRPLEIRVTREMTGYQVKELLRSRIGELGKEHMYKARLVGFRDPEVLFDLSGFDVYGNLVELTDGTRPAYDFGKLEETNRENILGAFIREFQGAGEETREYMALCEGVQALMETRRD
- a CDS encoding AAA family ATPase codes for the protein MKICRIKIKNFGKLADRDFDLSEGVQLFYGENESGKSTVHSFLKGMLFGMERGRGRASANDAFSRYEPWENPSSYAGSLQFESGGKHFWIHRNFDKYTRKAELICEEDGEELSMEQGDLCVLLGGMDAAGYENTISIGQLKAQPGQPLAEQLKSFAVNYYAAGSSDLDLPAALAHLEERRKEVDRERKELAGKRQRRRERIEQEASYVWREIHGLVEEEEALEEEIHLRRERAREEEPEKKRVLDEIRPPKWRIHPVEILLFFLIVAGSFVLIHRPWNFLVAIVLSLCCGIYVWNRMKVGKRQEKTEPEKILEEITPREEKEPLERLLWKREHLEAERKDKEVQYENLKECLEELEEVGQEEKELDRKREAVLLAAEKLNQVSRLQQDKMEDDLDVRVSQIMREITGGKYTRLVVEEPLKMSVLMEDGRKVGIDRLSRGTIEQIYFALRMAAGELLYEEEYPVILDDTFAYYDEARLGNTLKWLAANRRQVLLFTCQKREEEILGELGIPYKRQKI